One stretch of Fictibacillus sp. b24 DNA includes these proteins:
- the gerD gene encoding spore germination lipoprotein GerD, translating into MKKIYIFLFCISLAALSGCAQEAQGSSQVDYEATKKMLVDLLKTDDGKKAIKEVLSDKEIQQDILIDQQVIKQTIEQQLLSEKGQKFWQTLFKDPKFSVAFAKSMRKEHEKLMKDLIKDPQYQAEVMKIMQNPQMAQKLLALVDTQPVRKEMKKVMLETFESPIVQAQIQEMLKKAAHEEIDQSISKKEKEAAGGQGSTSPQ; encoded by the coding sequence TTGAAAAAAATATACATTTTCCTCTTTTGTATCTCGCTCGCTGCTCTATCAGGCTGTGCACAAGAAGCCCAGGGCAGTTCACAGGTTGATTATGAAGCAACTAAGAAGATGCTCGTCGATCTGTTGAAGACCGATGATGGAAAAAAGGCCATTAAAGAAGTTTTATCTGATAAAGAAATTCAGCAAGATATATTGATTGATCAACAAGTAATCAAACAAACGATTGAACAGCAGCTTCTTTCTGAAAAAGGACAAAAATTCTGGCAGACGCTATTTAAAGACCCTAAGTTTTCAGTAGCCTTTGCAAAAAGCATGCGTAAAGAACACGAAAAGCTGATGAAGGATTTAATAAAAGATCCACAATATCAGGCAGAAGTAATGAAGATCATGCAGAACCCGCAAATGGCACAAAAGTTATTAGCACTTGTCGATACACAGCCTGTCAGAAAAGAAATGAAAAAAGTGATGCTTGAAACATTTGAAAGTCCAATCGTACAAGCTCAAATTCAAGAAATGCTAAAAAAAGCAGCTCATGAAGAAATTGATCAATCCATTTCCAAAAAGGAAAAAGAAGCTGCAGGCGGCCAAGGTTCCACAAGTCCACAATAA
- the rocF gene encoding arginase, which produces MLKDITVIGVPMDLGQMRRGVDMGPSAIRYAGVVERLENLDYRVEDFGDIEIARPEKQSIENEGNLKNLNGVIEASEKLSQTVSDVITSKKFPLVLGGDHSIAIGTLAGVSKNYKNLGVIWYDAHGDLNTADTSPSGNIHGMPLAVSIGIGHERLTNISDYTPKIKPENIVIIGARSLDEGERELIKEKGIKVYTMHEVDRLGMTKVMEETIEYLSHTDGVHLSLDLDGLDPHDAPGVGTPVLGGISYRESHLAMEMLAEAEIITSAEFVEVNPILDEKNKTATVAVALMGSLFGEKLL; this is translated from the coding sequence ATGTTAAAAGATATTACAGTAATCGGAGTACCGATGGATTTAGGACAAATGCGCCGTGGTGTAGATATGGGGCCAAGCGCGATTCGATACGCAGGTGTCGTGGAACGTCTTGAAAATCTTGATTATCGCGTAGAAGATTTTGGTGATATAGAAATTGCTCGTCCAGAAAAACAAAGTATTGAAAACGAAGGAAATCTTAAAAATTTAAACGGAGTAATCGAAGCGAGTGAAAAGCTGTCACAAACCGTTTCTGATGTTATTACGAGTAAAAAGTTCCCGCTCGTTTTAGGTGGAGATCATAGTATTGCGATCGGTACGCTAGCGGGTGTTTCTAAAAATTATAAGAACCTAGGTGTGATTTGGTACGATGCACACGGAGATTTAAATACAGCCGATACATCACCAAGTGGAAACATTCACGGAATGCCGCTTGCAGTGAGCATTGGAATCGGGCATGAGAGACTAACGAACATCAGTGACTATACACCAAAAATCAAACCAGAAAATATCGTGATTATCGGAGCTCGATCACTAGATGAAGGTGAACGAGAACTTATTAAAGAAAAAGGAATTAAAGTATACACGATGCATGAAGTGGACCGTCTTGGCATGACAAAGGTTATGGAAGAGACGATTGAGTACTTATCGCATACAGATGGCGTTCACTTGAGTCTTGATCTTGATGGGCTTGATCCACATGATGCTCCTGGTGTTGGGACTCCGGTTCTTGGGGGAATCAGCTACAGAGAGAGTCATTTGGCGATGGAGATGCTTGCTGAAGCGGAGATTATTACATCAGCAGAATTTGTAGAAGTAAATCCGATTCTAGATGAAAAGAATAAAACCGCGACGGTTGCTGTGGCGTTAATGGGTTCTTTATTCGGAGAGAAACTACTATAA
- a CDS encoding aspartyl-phosphate phosphatase Spo0E family protein: MHRESLIEQIEHSRQQMNELSKHLPLIAEEVVELSQEIDQLLNQYQRINQKEQLHL; encoded by the coding sequence ATGCATAGAGAATCATTAATTGAACAGATCGAACACTCCAGACAGCAAATGAATGAACTTTCAAAACACCTACCATTAATTGCAGAAGAAGTAGTTGAACTTTCACAGGAAATTGATCAGCTGCTTAATCAATATCAACGCATAAATCAAAAAGAACAGTTGCATCTGTAA
- a CDS encoding CdaR family protein: MDKLLSSSWFVKIIAFLLALMMYTIVTMETQEEAANRSIFSKMYTESETIQDVQIRPYFDDDKYVLTDLPPSVDLTLTGSSRLITKATKVDKEFEVYIDLTNMKPGNKRVKVQVQGLPDGVKAKINPDYVDVILHNKVTKQMNVNVDLKNTRKLPDGYTAGDIEFSPKTVNVTGPEGMINQISFITGFVDVGEADEPIQTKVPLRAYNQQGDIIDVQINPGVVDVSVPIKKPKKTVPISIGTKGDLEEGLTLQSITSDPSEITLTGTTSSLDKFDSFKEISIDLSKIKKDTTLTVDVPVPDGIDSVSVKEVTVNVNVEKTDVGTETEAETEADQEQETTRTFNDVPLTLLGVNNEKQATILDPADGVVDVTVKGKKSVLDSLKKSDLQGIVDVSTLEQGTHEVKIDWKNPGDVELAGTVQEASVEIQTETSSQ; encoded by the coding sequence ATGGACAAACTCCTTAGTAGTTCATGGTTTGTAAAAATTATTGCTTTCCTCCTTGCTCTTATGATGTATACGATCGTAACGATGGAAACACAGGAAGAAGCCGCAAACCGTTCCATATTCTCAAAAATGTATACGGAAAGTGAGACCATTCAAGACGTACAGATCAGACCGTATTTTGATGACGATAAATACGTCTTGACCGATCTGCCTCCATCCGTTGACCTGACGCTAACGGGTTCGAGCCGTTTGATCACAAAAGCGACAAAAGTGGATAAGGAATTCGAAGTATATATTGATCTAACGAATATGAAGCCTGGAAACAAGCGGGTAAAAGTACAAGTACAAGGATTGCCTGACGGTGTAAAAGCGAAGATTAACCCTGATTACGTAGATGTTATTCTTCATAATAAAGTAACCAAACAAATGAACGTCAATGTGGACTTAAAGAATACGAGAAAGCTGCCAGACGGATATACAGCAGGTGACATTGAGTTCTCGCCAAAAACGGTGAACGTAACAGGACCAGAGGGAATGATCAATCAGATTTCATTTATTACGGGATTTGTTGACGTAGGCGAAGCTGATGAACCTATTCAAACTAAAGTACCTCTACGTGCATACAATCAGCAAGGGGACATAATCGATGTACAGATTAATCCGGGCGTAGTAGATGTTTCTGTACCGATTAAAAAACCTAAGAAAACGGTACCGATCTCAATTGGTACAAAAGGTGATTTAGAAGAAGGGCTGACTCTTCAATCCATCACTTCTGATCCGAGTGAGATCACTTTAACAGGAACAACAAGTTCACTTGATAAATTCGATTCATTTAAAGAAATATCAATAGATTTAAGCAAAATCAAAAAAGATACTACACTCACCGTTGATGTTCCGGTTCCAGATGGAATCGATTCTGTGTCTGTTAAAGAAGTAACGGTAAATGTAAATGTCGAAAAAACAGATGTAGGAACTGAAACAGAAGCAGAAACAGAAGCGGATCAAGAGCAAGAGACGACACGAACATTTAATGATGTGCCATTAACACTGCTCGGGGTCAATAACGAAAAGCAGGCAACCATTTTAGATCCGGCAGATGGTGTTGTAGATGTTACGGTAAAAGGCAAAAAGAGTGTGCTCGATTCACTTAAAAAGTCTGATCTGCAAGGAATTGTAGATGTGAGTACTCTTGAACAAGGAACACATGAAGTGAAAATAGATTGGAAAAATCCTGGGGATGTTGAGCTGGCAGGTACAGTTCAAGAAGCCAGCGTGGAAATTCAAACAGAGACTAGCAGTCAATAG
- the glmS gene encoding glutamine--fructose-6-phosphate transaminase (isomerizing), with protein MCGIVGYIGNNDAKEILLRGLEKLEYRGYDSAGIAVLNESGVHVFKEKGRIANLRENVDLGVEASVGIGHTRWATHGVPSKVNSHPHQSSTERFTLVHNGVIENYEQVKKQYISGVELLSETDTEVIVQLVEYFVNQGMEVEEAFRNTLSELKGSYAIGLIDNQNPETIYVGKNKSPLLVGKGEGFNVIASDAMAMLSQTDQYVELMDKEIVIVTRDSYTIKTLDGEVVERAPYTAELDASDIEKGTYPHFMLKEIDEQPFVMRNIINQYQNENGNLKLDDDIRAAMKDADRVYIIACGTSYHAGLVGKQLIENIANIPVEAHIASEFVYNMPLLSEKPLFIFISQSGETADSRAVLVEIKKLGHKALTITNVPGSTLSREANYTLNLYAGPEIAVASTKAYTAQIAVLAILAVDSARAKGIELDFNPLQELAIVANAMEVLCDQKEEMEKIAREFLAVTRNAFFIGRAADFYVCLEAALKLKEISYIQAEGFAGGELKHGTIALIEDGTPVIALATQEHVNLSIRGNVKEVAARGAYTCVISMDGLQEEGDRIVLPKIHPYLTPLVSVLPMQLISYYAALHRDCDVDKPRNLAKSVTVE; from the coding sequence ATGTGTGGAATCGTTGGATATATTGGAAATAATGATGCAAAAGAAATTCTATTGCGCGGATTGGAAAAATTAGAATACCGCGGATATGACTCAGCAGGAATTGCAGTACTAAACGAAAGCGGCGTTCATGTATTCAAAGAAAAAGGCCGTATTGCAAATCTGCGTGAAAATGTTGATCTAGGTGTAGAAGCATCCGTTGGAATCGGACATACACGCTGGGCAACACACGGAGTTCCAAGCAAAGTGAATTCACATCCACACCAAAGTTCAACAGAGCGTTTTACACTTGTACACAACGGTGTAATCGAAAACTATGAACAGGTGAAGAAACAATACATTTCAGGTGTTGAACTATTGTCTGAAACAGATACAGAAGTTATCGTTCAGTTAGTAGAGTACTTTGTTAATCAAGGCATGGAAGTGGAAGAAGCATTCCGCAACACATTGTCTGAGTTAAAAGGTTCTTATGCGATAGGATTAATCGACAACCAAAACCCTGAAACCATCTATGTTGGTAAAAACAAAAGCCCGTTATTGGTAGGTAAAGGTGAAGGCTTCAACGTTATTGCAAGTGACGCGATGGCAATGCTTTCTCAAACAGATCAATACGTTGAATTAATGGATAAAGAAATCGTAATCGTGACACGTGACAGCTATACGATCAAGACTCTTGATGGTGAAGTGGTGGAACGTGCACCTTACACAGCAGAACTTGATGCAAGCGACATCGAAAAAGGCACGTATCCTCATTTCATGTTAAAAGAAATCGACGAGCAGCCTTTCGTAATGCGTAACATCATTAATCAATACCAAAACGAAAATGGAAATCTTAAGCTTGATGACGATATTCGTGCTGCGATGAAAGACGCAGACCGCGTTTATATCATCGCTTGCGGAACGAGCTACCATGCTGGCCTTGTTGGTAAACAGCTGATTGAAAACATTGCAAACATTCCTGTTGAAGCACACATTGCGAGTGAGTTTGTTTACAACATGCCGCTTTTATCTGAAAAGCCGTTGTTCATCTTCATCTCACAATCTGGTGAGACTGCAGATAGCCGTGCTGTTCTTGTTGAGATTAAAAAGCTTGGCCACAAAGCATTAACAATCACAAACGTTCCGGGATCAACGCTTTCTCGTGAAGCAAATTACACGCTTAACTTGTATGCTGGTCCAGAAATCGCAGTAGCATCAACGAAAGCTTACACGGCACAAATCGCAGTGCTTGCGATTCTGGCTGTTGACTCTGCTCGTGCAAAAGGAATCGAGTTAGACTTCAACCCGCTTCAAGAGCTTGCGATCGTTGCAAACGCTATGGAAGTACTTTGTGACCAAAAGGAAGAGATGGAGAAGATCGCACGTGAGTTCTTAGCTGTAACACGTAACGCATTCTTCATCGGGCGTGCTGCTGACTTCTACGTATGTTTAGAAGCTGCACTAAAATTAAAAGAAATCTCTTACATCCAAGCAGAAGGTTTTGCTGGAGGAGAATTGAAGCACGGTACGATTGCATTGATCGAGGACGGTACGCCAGTTATCGCTCTTGCAACACAAGAGCATGTTAACTTAAGCATCCGTGGTAATGTAAAAGAAGTAGCGGCACGTGGAGCATACACATGCGTGATCTCTATGGATGGACTGCAAGAAGAAGGCGATCGCATCGTTCTTCCGAAGATCCACCCATACTTGACTCCGCTTGTATCTGTACTTCCAATGCAGCTGATCTCTTACTACGCAGCGCTTCACCGCGACTGTGACGTAGATAAGCCGCGTAACCTGGCTAAGTCAGTAACAGTAGAATAA
- the pdaB gene encoding polysaccharide deacetylase family sporulation protein PdaB, with protein sequence MKFFFVINGKKVKQYMVVVFAAFFAASIAFVGQQQLSVFSSKDGPRAIYKGEDQGNKVSLTFDISWGDKRVTPILDVLKEKGVKNCTFFISAAWAERHPDIVERIVKDGHEVASLGYQYKSYTEWEDKQIKRDILLAQEKIKKVSGKMTSLLRPPNGNFDERVLNISEDLHHTVVHWSIDTKDWKNPGVDQIVTTATNKTKAGDIILLHASDSVKQTHKALPTIIDKLRGDGFKFVSVGEMIANTEANSKEVN encoded by the coding sequence ATGAAATTTTTCTTTGTCATAAACGGTAAAAAAGTGAAACAATACATGGTTGTTGTTTTCGCTGCATTCTTTGCCGCTTCGATCGCTTTTGTAGGACAGCAGCAATTATCTGTTTTTTCATCAAAAGATGGTCCCCGTGCAATCTACAAAGGTGAAGATCAAGGAAACAAGGTCTCACTCACATTTGATATTAGCTGGGGAGATAAAAGGGTTACGCCAATCCTTGATGTCTTAAAAGAAAAAGGCGTAAAAAACTGTACGTTCTTTATTTCAGCTGCTTGGGCAGAACGTCATCCTGATATTGTGGAACGTATCGTAAAAGATGGTCATGAAGTGGCGAGTCTCGGCTATCAGTACAAAAGCTATACAGAATGGGAAGATAAGCAGATTAAACGGGACATCTTGCTAGCTCAGGAAAAGATTAAAAAAGTATCAGGTAAGATGACATCGCTTCTTCGTCCGCCAAACGGTAATTTTGATGAGCGTGTTCTGAACATTTCTGAAGACCTTCATCATACGGTAGTTCACTGGAGTATCGACACGAAGGATTGGAAGAACCCTGGAGTAGATCAAATTGTTACGACGGCTACTAATAAAACAAAAGCTGGAGATATCATTTTGCTTCATGCTTCTGACTCTGTTAAGCAAACTCATAAAGCACTCCCGACTATTATTGATAAATTGCGGGGAGATGGCTTTAAATTTGTAAGCGTGGGTGAAATGATCGCAAATACAGAAGCAAACAGCAAAGAGGTTAACTAA
- the glmM gene encoding phosphoglucosamine mutase, whose protein sequence is MGKYFGTDGVRGVANTELTPELAFKLGRFGGYVLTKDTDKPKILIGRDTRISGQMLEGALVAGLLSIGAEVMRLGVISTPGVAFLTKALGAQAGVMISASHNPVADNGIKFFGADGFKLLDEQEAEIEALLDKDTDELPRPVGGDLGSVSDYFEGGQKYMQYLKQTIPGDFSGLHIALDCAHGATSSHAPHLFADLEADISTMGTSPNGLNINEGVGSTHPEKLAELVKEKGCDMGLAFDGDGDRLIAIDEKGNIVDGDQIMFICAKHLKEQGRLKQDTVVSTVMSNLGFYKAVEANNMQSAQTAVGDRYVMEEMRKNDFNLGGEQSGHIIFLDYTTTGDGLLSGIQLASILKATGKPLSELAGEMAKFPQLLINVKVADKSKLNGNEAIKAAIDKVETELEGNGRVLVRPSGTEPLVRVMVEAPTEELCQKHADEIVNVVKTELV, encoded by the coding sequence ATGGGAAAATATTTTGGTACTGACGGAGTAAGAGGAGTTGCAAATACAGAGCTTACACCTGAACTAGCTTTTAAATTAGGGCGTTTTGGCGGATATGTTTTAACAAAAGACACAGATAAACCTAAAATTTTAATCGGACGCGATACGCGAATTTCCGGTCAAATGCTAGAAGGTGCTCTAGTTGCAGGCCTTTTATCTATCGGTGCAGAAGTTATGCGTTTAGGTGTGATCTCAACTCCTGGAGTTGCTTTTCTAACAAAAGCACTTGGCGCACAAGCTGGAGTTATGATCTCAGCATCACATAACCCAGTTGCGGATAACGGAATTAAATTCTTTGGAGCTGACGGATTTAAACTGTTAGATGAGCAAGAAGCAGAAATCGAAGCTCTTTTAGATAAAGATACAGATGAACTGCCTCGTCCTGTAGGCGGTGACCTAGGATCTGTCAGCGATTATTTTGAAGGCGGACAGAAATACATGCAATATTTGAAGCAAACGATTCCTGGAGACTTCTCAGGACTTCATATTGCGCTTGATTGTGCTCATGGTGCGACATCTTCTCATGCACCTCACTTGTTTGCTGATCTTGAAGCAGATATCTCAACGATGGGAACAAGCCCAAATGGCTTAAATATCAACGAAGGTGTCGGAAGCACACACCCTGAAAAGCTGGCAGAACTCGTAAAAGAAAAAGGCTGTGACATGGGGCTTGCTTTTGATGGAGACGGAGACCGTTTGATCGCGATCGACGAAAAAGGAAATATCGTCGATGGTGACCAGATCATGTTCATCTGTGCGAAGCATCTTAAAGAACAAGGCCGTTTAAAGCAGGATACAGTCGTATCAACGGTTATGAGTAACTTAGGATTCTATAAAGCGGTTGAAGCAAATAACATGCAATCTGCACAAACAGCTGTAGGTGACCGTTATGTAATGGAAGAAATGCGTAAGAACGACTTTAACCTTGGAGGTGAACAGTCTGGGCATATCATCTTCCTAGATTACACAACAACAGGTGATGGACTTCTTTCTGGAATCCAGCTTGCATCCATTTTAAAAGCTACAGGCAAACCGTTATCAGAACTTGCTGGCGAGATGGCAAAATTCCCTCAGCTTTTAATCAATGTAAAAGTAGCCGACAAGTCTAAGCTAAATGGCAATGAAGCGATTAAAGCAGCGATCGACAAAGTAGAAACAGAACTTGAAGGAAACGGCCGTGTGCTTGTTCGTCCTTCTGGAACTGAGCCGCTTGTACGTGTAATGGTCGAAGCTCCGACAGAAGAACTTTGCCAAAAGCATGCAGATGAGATCGTGAACGTTGTAAAAACAGAGCTTGTCTAA
- the cdaA gene encoding diadenylate cyclase CdaA has product MLPIADFNIFNYITQIIDILLVTYVIYKLIMLIRGTKAVQLLKGISVIIVVWFLSSSFDLRTMSWLMDKVITYGLLAIIIIFQPELRRALEQLGRGKFFSRTGLPEEEETEKAIAAIVKSTNYMSKRRIGAIMSIERETGLSEYVETGIPIKAHLTSELLTNIFVPNTPLHDGAVIIKQSQVYAAGCYLPLTESPFVSKELGTRHRAALGISEVTDAVTVIVSEETGTISLTKNGEIYRNLDEESLRNLLNAELIIANKSTSSNRWNWRGKKNGQTP; this is encoded by the coding sequence ATGTTACCAATCGCAGATTTTAATATATTTAATTACATCACACAAATCATTGATATTTTATTAGTGACCTACGTAATCTACAAGCTGATCATGCTGATCCGCGGAACAAAGGCGGTTCAACTTTTAAAAGGGATCAGTGTGATTATCGTTGTTTGGTTTCTAAGCAGTTCGTTCGACCTTCGTACGATGTCTTGGCTGATGGATAAGGTGATTACATATGGATTACTCGCTATCATTATTATTTTCCAGCCTGAGCTAAGACGTGCGTTAGAACAGCTTGGACGAGGAAAGTTCTTCTCTCGTACAGGTCTTCCTGAAGAGGAAGAAACGGAAAAAGCAATTGCTGCCATTGTGAAGTCAACTAACTATATGTCCAAACGGCGTATAGGGGCTATTATGTCGATCGAGCGGGAAACGGGATTGAGTGAGTACGTGGAAACAGGTATTCCAATTAAAGCCCATCTCACTTCTGAGCTTTTAACCAACATATTTGTTCCGAACACACCGCTTCATGATGGTGCTGTTATTATAAAGCAAAGTCAAGTATACGCGGCTGGCTGCTATTTACCGCTAACGGAAAGTCCGTTCGTATCGAAAGAATTGGGAACAAGACATAGAGCTGCATTAGGGATTAGTGAGGTAACAGATGCAGTAACCGTTATCGTTTCTGAGGAAACTGGTACGATTTCTCTCACGAAGAACGGAGAAATCTATCGGAATCTGGACGAAGAGTCTTTAAGAAATTTGTTAAACGCAGAATTGATTATTGCCAATAAGTCCACTTCCTCAAACCGCTGGAATTGGAGGGGAAAGAAAAATGGACAAACTCCTTAG
- a CDS encoding anti-sigma factor family protein, protein MQCEASVYDELMNKVLDGEATSEEEHIFQIHLKQCASCREEYELLTESLKELQLQSHIKAPAGFTEAVMAKLPKERQQVKWKRWMKRHPALTAAAIFMFFMAASVLTSYNQQDLAVVKGEGNLQIKKSERVVVVPAGETIKGDLVVENADVRIEGKVEGDVTVIKGNQYLASAGEVTGHSQEIGQVVEWVWYKLKSLVSTNNETMNNHNESRPHTAFFNAQNVQN, encoded by the coding sequence ATGCAATGTGAAGCTTCCGTGTATGATGAATTAATGAATAAAGTACTTGATGGTGAAGCAACGAGTGAAGAAGAACACATCTTTCAAATTCATTTGAAGCAATGTGCATCTTGTAGAGAAGAATATGAGCTGCTGACAGAATCATTGAAGGAACTGCAGCTGCAATCCCATATAAAGGCCCCAGCAGGCTTTACAGAGGCTGTAATGGCTAAACTGCCAAAAGAGAGACAGCAAGTGAAGTGGAAGCGCTGGATGAAACGTCATCCTGCTCTGACCGCTGCAGCCATCTTTATGTTCTTTATGGCCGCATCTGTGCTCACTAGTTATAATCAGCAAGATCTGGCTGTTGTAAAAGGTGAGGGAAACCTTCAAATAAAGAAATCTGAGCGGGTAGTAGTCGTTCCGGCTGGAGAAACAATAAAAGGCGATTTAGTCGTTGAAAATGCAGATGTTCGAATAGAAGGAAAAGTAGAAGGTGATGTGACTGTCATAAAAGGCAATCAGTATCTAGCTTCTGCAGGTGAGGTAACGGGCCACAGTCAGGAAATCGGTCAAGTGGTCGAATGGGTATGGTATAAGTTGAAGTCTTTGGTTAGTACAAATAATGAAACGATGAATAATCATAATGAGAGCCGTCCCCATACGGCTTTTTTTAATGCTCAAAATGTACAAAATTGA
- the sigW gene encoding RNA polymerase sigma factor SigW, whose protein sequence is MDALIANMVTQVKKGDQEAFEGIVDLFKDKIYRHCFRMVGNGHEAEDLAQETFLRAYRNISKYNNEYKFSTWIFRIATNLCIDRLRKKKPDYYLDAEVPGTDGANMYSQLSTEEPLPEEVVTENEQWNELQAEIMKLPEKYRTAILLKYVEDLSLEEISQIMDIPVPTVKTRIHRGREALKKVFQMVVKTR, encoded by the coding sequence ATGGACGCCTTAATAGCGAATATGGTGACCCAAGTAAAAAAAGGGGACCAGGAAGCGTTTGAAGGCATTGTCGACCTATTTAAAGATAAAATCTACCGGCATTGTTTCCGGATGGTCGGCAATGGACATGAAGCAGAAGATTTGGCACAAGAAACTTTTTTGCGAGCTTACCGTAATATTAGTAAGTACAATAACGAATATAAATTTTCAACTTGGATATTCCGCATTGCTACAAATCTTTGTATCGACAGACTGAGGAAGAAGAAACCTGATTATTATTTGGATGCAGAAGTACCTGGAACGGACGGAGCAAACATGTATAGTCAGCTTTCAACGGAAGAACCGTTACCCGAAGAAGTCGTTACAGAGAACGAACAATGGAACGAGCTTCAAGCAGAAATAATGAAGCTTCCTGAAAAATATCGGACAGCTATTCTTTTAAAGTATGTAGAAGACCTATCATTAGAAGAAATCAGTCAGATTATGGACATACCAGTACCAACAGTAAAAACTCGTATACATCGGGGCCGGGAAGCGCTGAAGAAAGTATTTCAAATGGTTGTAAAAACGAGGTGA
- a CDS encoding KinB-signaling pathway activation protein produces the protein MKIKSWLFLFITTLLIGIVSAITVGLILKFPENSSLFEVLLYIFGLIGFGALFSVFSQMGFFAYLTVHRFGLGIFKSHRLWNGVQLVLIAVVLFDLFFLRYTSFHKDGDSIVNYILIPLAILLYGLIIAYLKVKQTSNVAFIPTLFFITVVTILEWVPVLKENNTLSLWIGFVPLMLCNTYQILMLHRLLQSDQNKQSKQTKPSA, from the coding sequence GTGAAAATTAAAAGCTGGCTCTTTTTATTCATTACCACACTGTTAATTGGAATTGTAAGTGCAATTACAGTGGGTCTTATATTAAAGTTTCCTGAGAACAGCAGCCTTTTCGAGGTATTATTATATATCTTTGGATTAATCGGATTCGGTGCGTTGTTCAGTGTATTTAGCCAAATGGGCTTCTTTGCTTATTTAACCGTACATCGCTTTGGACTTGGCATCTTTAAAAGCCACCGCTTATGGAATGGTGTACAGCTTGTTCTAATTGCTGTTGTATTATTTGATCTTTTCTTTTTACGATATACTTCTTTTCATAAAGACGGCGACAGTATCGTTAACTATATATTGATTCCTCTTGCCATCTTACTTTACGGATTGATTATCGCTTACTTAAAAGTAAAACAAACGTCCAATGTAGCATTTATCCCAACGCTTTTCTTTATTACCGTGGTAACCATCTTAGAGTGGGTGCCCGTTCTAAAAGAGAACAACACACTTTCACTTTGGATAGGGTTTGTTCCATTGATGCTTTGTAACACGTATCAAATTTTAATGCTCCACCGATTGCTGCAGTCTGATCAAAATAAGCAATCTAAACAAACAAAGCCCTCTGCCTAA